The Romeriopsis navalis LEGE 11480 genome contains a region encoding:
- a CDS encoding ion channel yields the protein MSPMPPAVSGKYKQLLVVLVLNFSLSPFFDGMFGELLSSALLLYTLIVIVRTFSMRQQLLQLYLGIAISAFGLQTGLRLGWFSAEVLFLAVLIQVVYGIYLGVAVYLILRDILLCQQVTVDTIRGSICVYLLIGFIWAFLYGIVASLDAQAFSTSILNATSSYGEIIYFSFVTLTTLGYGDILPVSPIARMLANLEAIVGQLYPSILIAILVSNYTAEKLK from the coding sequence ATGTCACCGATGCCGCCCGCCGTATCAGGCAAATATAAACAACTACTAGTTGTATTGGTTCTCAATTTTAGTTTGTCCCCGTTTTTTGATGGGATGTTCGGGGAGTTGCTGTCTTCTGCGCTATTGCTGTACACGTTGATCGTGATTGTCCGCACTTTCTCGATGCGCCAACAGCTATTGCAGCTTTATCTGGGGATTGCGATATCTGCCTTTGGCCTCCAGACCGGCCTGCGACTCGGTTGGTTTAGTGCTGAAGTGCTATTCCTTGCGGTACTAATTCAAGTGGTTTATGGAATTTACTTAGGTGTTGCTGTATACCTAATCCTGCGTGATATTTTACTGTGTCAGCAGGTGACAGTTGATACGATTCGTGGCAGCATCTGCGTCTATCTGCTGATTGGGTTTATCTGGGCTTTTTTGTATGGCATTGTTGCCAGCTTGGATGCACAGGCGTTTTCCACCTCAATCTTGAATGCCACTTCATCCTATGGTGAGATTATTTACTTCAGTTTTGTCACCTTGACGACGTTGGGTTACGGAGATATTCTCCCGGTGAGTCCAATCGCACGCATGTTGGCAAATCTCGAAGCGATCGTCGGTCAGCTCTATCCATCGATTCTGATTGCCATATTGGTGAGTAATTACACGGCGGAAAAATTGAAATAA
- a CDS encoding CHAT domain-containing protein, translated as MRIKKALYLVLTLGMAIIILISHDSTAITQARTVDPVAVPVSASKLKQAFAQNDIASVIRQLELGWKYNFERYYQRRFTTPYLSLEGIQLRLNNLQKSTNQKTGLVYAVPGAKQLELILVPPTGEPIHKTVVVDRQTLTRTAQDFRLETVNSSSSPDDYLPPAQQMYEWLIQPIADEIDTQQIDTLLFCVGKGLRGLPLAALHDGQKFLIERYNLALIPAFNLLNHHPNILSDTKVLAMGASEFSNNPALPAVPLELRSITQNNWSGEVLLNQDFTLENLAEARSRNFGVIHLATHASITANSARESYLQFWDQRLSLDQMKSLNLQTPAVQLLVLSACQTALGSAQAELGFAGFAVQSGAKAVIASLWKVNDVGTLVLMSELYKHLGTTQIKAQALRQVQIDLLQGNITIDNSSILKDSSNPTLQAAIKQLDSPNLKHPYHWAAFTLIGNPW; from the coding sequence GTGCGCATTAAAAAAGCCTTATATCTTGTCCTAACTCTTGGGATGGCGATCATCATCCTGATCAGCCACGATTCAACCGCGATTACGCAGGCTAGAACCGTTGATCCGGTTGCGGTTCCCGTCAGTGCATCAAAACTCAAACAGGCGTTTGCTCAAAATGATATTGCCAGTGTCATTCGGCAACTGGAGTTAGGCTGGAAGTACAATTTCGAACGATATTATCAACGGCGGTTTACGACACCCTATTTATCGCTTGAGGGCATTCAACTCCGGCTAAATAACTTACAGAAATCCACCAATCAGAAAACGGGTTTAGTCTATGCGGTACCCGGTGCCAAGCAACTCGAACTTATCCTTGTCCCGCCGACAGGAGAACCGATTCATAAGACTGTTGTGGTCGATCGTCAAACCCTGACTCGGACCGCCCAGGATTTTCGCCTTGAAACAGTCAACTCTTCGTCTTCCCCGGATGACTATCTGCCACCAGCACAGCAGATGTATGAGTGGTTGATCCAACCGATCGCCGACGAGATTGACACACAACAGATCGATACATTGCTTTTCTGTGTTGGTAAAGGTTTGCGGGGGCTACCGCTGGCGGCGCTCCACGATGGTCAGAAGTTTCTGATTGAGCGATATAACTTGGCCCTGATTCCTGCCTTTAATTTGCTGAACCATCATCCCAATATTTTATCTGATACAAAAGTGCTCGCGATGGGTGCGTCAGAATTCAGCAATAATCCGGCTTTACCTGCTGTTCCCCTAGAATTGCGCAGTATTACTCAAAATAACTGGTCGGGTGAGGTCCTATTAAATCAAGACTTTACCCTGGAAAATCTGGCTGAAGCTCGGTCACGCAACTTTGGCGTGATTCATCTGGCGACCCATGCCAGCATTACCGCGAATTCAGCCCGCGAGTCTTATCTCCAATTCTGGGATCAGCGCCTGAGTCTTGATCAGATGAAATCCCTCAATCTGCAAACCCCAGCCGTTCAGCTCCTCGTGCTGAGTGCTTGTCAGACGGCGCTGGGTAGCGCACAAGCCGAACTTGGATTTGCGGGGTTTGCGGTACAATCCGGCGCGAAAGCGGTGATTGCTAGTCTTTGGAAGGTGAATGATGTTGGCACTCTCGTCTTGATGTCCGAACTCTATAAGCATCTAGGGACGACGCAAATTAAGGCCCAAGCCCTGCGCCAAGTCCAGATTGATTTACTCCAGGGAAATATTACAATTGATAACAGCTCGATTCTCAAGGATTCCAGCAATCCCACCTTGCAGGCCGCGATTAAGCAATTAGATAGCCCGAATCTCAAGCATCCCTATCATTGGGCCGCATTTACACTGATTGGTAATCCTTGGTAA
- a CDS encoding sigma-70 family RNA polymerase sigma factor has product MAFHPRQDLIEIFSTFLRFEDDRAVGWLSDRRLQRQIAQAMQAADAPTAETFWVNHWQAVWREHAVSADAADVGQGDDASVPAQQRLALGHLSAYVQETCFWSVRRVITKIDSVQVQIADGFQVAIAQLPKLLNSFDSNLPGSFKAYANTAFANLVRSHLRRRREIDLCSEWGLLLKLSRKQVRESLAHAGFTGDEATAYQLLWQAMLEHYRPAQLKSQRQSAAPTDEMLTLIDQAFQQACSNQAITPEALDSKQITQRLQALAKHARGYLYPGTKSLNVTYGDSESELISNLPDLAADAPITNLIVQEDQQSRQTQQTQLSQVIMAGIMALEASSQELLRLYYQENATQQAMAQQLQTKQYTISRKLTRIRQQLLLVVTQWSQTELHISLNSDVIESISNALEDWLQNHYDQPTG; this is encoded by the coding sequence ATGGCTTTCCATCCTCGACAAGATCTGATTGAAATTTTTTCGACCTTTCTCCGGTTTGAGGACGATCGTGCCGTTGGTTGGCTGAGTGATCGACGGTTGCAGCGGCAGATTGCTCAAGCTATGCAAGCGGCTGACGCCCCGACTGCTGAAACCTTTTGGGTGAATCATTGGCAAGCGGTTTGGCGGGAACATGCGGTGTCGGCGGATGCGGCTGACGTGGGTCAGGGGGATGATGCCTCGGTTCCCGCCCAACAGCGCCTTGCGCTGGGGCATCTGTCGGCCTATGTCCAAGAAACCTGTTTTTGGAGTGTGCGCCGCGTCATTACCAAAATTGATTCGGTGCAAGTGCAGATTGCGGATGGGTTTCAAGTGGCGATCGCCCAGTTGCCAAAACTGCTGAATTCGTTTGACTCCAACTTACCTGGGAGCTTTAAGGCCTATGCCAATACGGCCTTTGCCAATCTTGTGCGATCGCATTTACGCCGTCGACGGGAAATCGATCTCTGTTCGGAATGGGGACTGCTGCTTAAACTCAGCCGGAAACAGGTGCGTGAGAGTTTGGCCCATGCAGGCTTTACTGGTGATGAAGCAACGGCTTACCAACTGCTGTGGCAAGCCATGTTAGAGCATTATCGCCCCGCCCAACTCAAATCCCAACGCCAATCAGCGGCGCCCACAGATGAGATGCTTACCCTGATTGATCAAGCCTTCCAGCAGGCCTGTAGCAACCAGGCAATTACGCCGGAAGCCTTAGACTCGAAACAAATCACCCAACGTCTTCAAGCACTGGCTAAACATGCCAGAGGTTATCTCTATCCGGGGACCAAATCGCTCAACGTGACCTACGGCGATAGTGAGTCGGAGTTAATTAGTAATCTGCCTGATTTGGCCGCTGATGCACCGATCACGAATTTGATTGTTCAAGAAGATCAGCAGTCGCGTCAAACTCAACAGACTCAGCTGAGTCAAGTAATTATGGCGGGGATTATGGCCCTCGAAGCCTCTTCCCAAGAGCTATTGCGGTTGTACTACCAAGAGAATGCGACGCAGCAAGCCATGGCGCAGCAATTACAAACTAAGCAATATACGATTTCTCGCAAGTTGACCCGGATTCGCCAGCAACTTTTACTGGTTGTGACTCAGTGGAGTCAAACCGAACTGCATATTTCCCTCAACTCCGACGTGATTGAATCTATCAGCAATGCATTAGAGGATTGGCTCCAAAATCACTATGACCAGCCAACTGGCTAA
- a CDS encoding DUF1822 family protein — translation MSSTIHSATFSPNQWLLEIPDGLHQSARQTPQSGNYAAADWNYYLTEVTHQALLTWFQDVDAAATIREVDPALFAQLNQWIPGSVIDWCGKRCVILPNATLDDSELLIPQEWIDIPEWQGDYFLATQVDWDDRTIKVWGYTTHERIKQQAAYIPSERMYQLDAVHLIQDLNALAIARQLCPDEVTQVAVDPIHPLSASATAQWLEQLSNSPNPRLAVPFATWAALITQPDCLATLAQPRSTVVASFDNLITNLSQWVDGVVEQSWQTLDSLMGRDFAPAYAFRDGEADNDAQTIRRVKLVQLNAETVLLLVLELKPLEDGRVYIKVRLYPPNTARPLPAQVNLSLQTIDQQTVQTISSRAQDDLIQLKGFRCPSGFQFVIQVAQADTTIDLPFVV, via the coding sequence ATGAGTTCTACGATCCACTCCGCGACCTTTAGTCCAAACCAATGGCTACTCGAAATTCCCGATGGGCTACACCAATCGGCGCGCCAAACGCCTCAATCCGGCAATTATGCTGCGGCCGACTGGAATTACTACCTGACTGAAGTGACCCATCAAGCCTTACTCACATGGTTTCAAGATGTTGATGCGGCGGCGACCATCCGTGAGGTTGATCCTGCGTTATTCGCCCAGCTTAATCAATGGATTCCGGGCAGTGTGATCGATTGGTGCGGCAAACGCTGTGTGATTTTGCCCAATGCCACGCTGGATGATAGTGAGCTGCTGATTCCCCAAGAATGGATTGATATTCCGGAATGGCAGGGCGACTACTTCTTGGCTACGCAAGTGGATTGGGACGATCGCACCATCAAGGTTTGGGGCTATACCACCCATGAACGAATTAAGCAGCAGGCGGCATATATTCCCAGTGAGCGCATGTATCAGCTCGATGCGGTCCATTTGATTCAGGACTTAAATGCCCTCGCGATCGCCCGGCAGCTCTGTCCCGATGAAGTGACTCAAGTGGCGGTTGATCCGATCCATCCACTATCGGCCAGTGCCACGGCCCAGTGGCTCGAGCAATTAAGCAACTCACCGAACCCGCGTTTAGCAGTGCCTTTTGCCACTTGGGCCGCCTTAATTACCCAACCCGATTGTTTGGCAACCCTCGCGCAACCCCGGTCAACGGTCGTCGCATCCTTCGACAATCTGATCACTAATCTCAGCCAATGGGTGGATGGCGTCGTCGAACAGAGTTGGCAAACGCTTGATAGTTTGATGGGCCGCGATTTCGCCCCGGCCTATGCCTTCCGTGATGGTGAGGCTGACAACGATGCACAAACTATCCGGCGGGTTAAGCTGGTCCAGCTTAACGCTGAGACGGTATTGCTGTTGGTGCTTGAGCTCAAACCGCTTGAAGATGGCCGAGTCTACATCAAAGTGCGGCTGTATCCTCCGAATACAGCCCGTCCTTTACCAGCCCAGGTCAATCTGAGTTTGCAAACCATAGATCAACAAACCGTGCAAACCATTAGCAGTCGGGCACAAGATGATCTCATTCAACTCAAGGGCTTTCGCTGTCCTAGTGGTTTTCAGTTTGTGATTCAAGTGGCGCAAGCCGACACCACGATCGACCTACCATTCGTGGTGTGA